The Streptomyces sp. NBC_00224 genome has a window encoding:
- a CDS encoding DUF6777 domain-containing protein → MSFGVLVAACGGDSGGNSASDQKELFLQPVAASGPDPFTESTAKAAKPLTPSQPPSNAPSSPTATVQAVRAVSGSTPGLYGGTQSVASCDVEQQIRFFNADRVKARAFSETAGVNPDDLPSFLRGLTPVVLRADTRVTNHGFKDGHATAFQSVLQAGTAVLVDDHGSPRVRCACGNPLKPPVATQGAASRGQSWPGYQPQRTVVINRTTTVINSLIIVNVINNTWIERPTGDNGTRDRERPDIQIDPTAPVVTDSPSTSVSPDQSSPAVSPSESTPSTSSTSPSTNCPSTTPTVTVTQSPPTVPPGGTTPSAPTSSGCPTATVTVSPKLTSKPPSTPATPNQPLVPTPSTELPTLPSEPAPVFPPEPSGGGQMPSGTSDFDTEPPLDASLS, encoded by the coding sequence ATGTCCTTCGGAGTGTTGGTCGCGGCCTGCGGCGGCGACAGCGGCGGCAACAGCGCCTCCGATCAGAAGGAGCTGTTCCTGCAGCCGGTCGCCGCGTCCGGCCCCGACCCCTTCACGGAGTCGACCGCCAAGGCCGCCAAGCCGCTCACGCCCTCGCAGCCGCCGTCGAACGCCCCCAGCAGCCCCACGGCGACCGTGCAGGCCGTCCGCGCCGTGTCGGGCTCCACGCCCGGCCTCTACGGCGGCACCCAGTCGGTGGCCAGCTGCGACGTGGAGCAGCAGATCCGCTTCTTCAACGCCGACCGGGTGAAGGCGCGCGCCTTCTCGGAGACCGCCGGGGTCAACCCGGACGACCTCCCCTCGTTCCTGCGCGGGCTGACCCCCGTGGTGCTGCGGGCCGACACCCGGGTCACCAACCACGGCTTCAAGGACGGCCACGCCACGGCCTTCCAGTCCGTGCTCCAGGCCGGCACCGCCGTCCTGGTCGACGACCACGGCAGCCCACGCGTGCGCTGCGCCTGCGGCAACCCGCTGAAGCCGCCCGTCGCCACCCAGGGGGCCGCCTCCCGCGGCCAGTCCTGGCCCGGCTACCAGCCGCAGCGGACCGTCGTCATCAACCGCACCACCACGGTCATCAACAGCCTGATCATCGTGAACGTCATCAACAACACCTGGATCGAGCGGCCGACCGGCGACAACGGCACGCGCGACCGCGAGCGGCCCGACATCCAGATCGACCCGACGGCGCCGGTGGTCACCGACTCGCCGAGCACGTCGGTGAGCCCGGACCAGTCCAGCCCCGCCGTCTCGCCGAGCGAGTCCACGCCGTCCACGTCCAGCACCTCCCCGAGCACCAACTGCCCGAGCACCACCCCGACCGTCACCGTGACGCAGTCGCCCCCGACAGTGCCGCCCGGCGGCACCACGCCGAGCGCGCCCACGTCCTCGGGCTGCCCGACGGCCACCGTCACCGTCAGCCCCAAGCTGACCTCCAAGCCTCCGTCGACCCCGGCCACGCCGAACCAGCCGCTGGTGCCGACGCCGTCCACCGAGCTGCCCACACTGCCCTCCGAGCCGGCGCCGGTCTTCCCGCCGGAGCCGTCGGGCGGCGGCCAGATGCCGTCGGGCACCTCCGACTTCGACACCGAGCCGCCGCTGGACGCCAGCCTCTCCTGA
- a CDS encoding SpoIIE family protein phosphatase — translation MDEWPAAPGLSLALNRMGTFDWDLTSGQLHMDRSALDVFDMEPEEYDGRPETLGSRVTPAEATRLDALVSQALKNGSVHYGAYFRVRLRDGTARWTHTQGYVRRDATGRPQRIIGVVRDATQELTEYSDRPAADDEHHRRNTSVVDSTTAALAHARTVQDVIDVLKGSHGLEHLGATSLVMGLLEAGRIHLVAEGPEDSFVPGTRWTRVDEQYPMSEVVRTLAPRFIQTADDFARSYPRLWPHISGLGITAAAYLPLIAQARPIGALGLLYSDKTGFTADERNLLVALGSSIAQSLQRAVLYEQEHDLAEGLQQAMLPRRIPEVPGAQIAVRYRSARLGRDIGGDWYDVIPLPGGRVGAVIGDVQGHDTHAAAVMGQLRIVLRAYAAEGHTPATVMARASVFLHELDTDRFATCTYAEADLSTGVVQLVRAGHVDPLLRYADGSCRRLPVEGGLPLGLSAEFGRLEYPVSTIELDPGQTLLLYTDGLVEQPGADLDDGMQLLAALVRSGPGDLQELADRLCDVVDDRAGDDDVALLLLRRRALEAPQSGGRLQQHVAQNDPEALSSSRHMIRAAVRAWGARERADEIELAADELITNALMHTDGGAIVTVRVLAGPERRMRVEVEDRSSALPRRREAGDSGVSGRGLMLVDRLADVWGVESRGSGKCVWCEFIVPERATGR, via the coding sequence ATGGACGAGTGGCCCGCGGCCCCGGGTCTCAGCCTCGCCCTCAACCGCATGGGCACCTTCGACTGGGACCTCACCAGCGGGCAGCTGCACATGGACCGGTCGGCGCTCGACGTCTTCGACATGGAGCCCGAGGAGTACGACGGCCGGCCCGAGACGCTGGGCAGCCGGGTGACCCCGGCCGAGGCGACCCGGCTCGACGCCCTGGTATCGCAGGCGCTGAAGAACGGCAGCGTCCACTACGGCGCGTACTTCCGCGTCCGGCTGCGCGACGGCACCGCGCGCTGGACGCACACCCAGGGGTACGTGCGGCGGGACGCCACCGGCCGCCCGCAGCGCATCATCGGCGTGGTCCGGGACGCCACCCAGGAGCTCACCGAGTACTCCGACCGCCCCGCCGCCGACGACGAGCACCACCGCCGCAATACCAGCGTGGTCGACAGCACTACGGCGGCCCTGGCGCACGCCCGTACCGTGCAGGACGTCATCGACGTGCTCAAGGGCTCGCACGGCCTGGAGCACCTGGGCGCCACCAGCCTGGTGATGGGGCTCCTGGAGGCCGGCCGGATCCATCTGGTGGCCGAGGGCCCCGAGGACAGCTTCGTGCCCGGCACCCGCTGGACCCGGGTCGACGAGCAGTACCCGATGAGCGAGGTCGTGCGCACCCTGGCCCCCCGGTTCATCCAGACCGCGGACGACTTCGCCAGGTCCTACCCCCGTCTGTGGCCGCACATCAGCGGCCTCGGCATCACCGCCGCCGCCTATCTGCCGCTGATCGCCCAGGCCCGCCCGATCGGCGCCCTCGGCCTGCTCTACAGCGACAAGACCGGGTTCACCGCCGACGAGCGCAACCTCCTGGTGGCGCTGGGCAGTTCCATCGCGCAGAGCCTCCAGCGGGCGGTCCTGTACGAGCAGGAGCACGACCTCGCCGAGGGGCTCCAGCAGGCCATGCTGCCGCGCCGCATCCCCGAGGTGCCCGGCGCCCAGATCGCCGTGCGCTACCGCTCGGCCCGGCTCGGCCGGGACATCGGCGGCGACTGGTACGACGTCATCCCGCTGCCCGGCGGCCGCGTCGGCGCGGTCATCGGCGACGTCCAGGGCCATGACACGCACGCCGCCGCCGTGATGGGCCAGCTGCGGATCGTGCTGCGCGCCTACGCCGCCGAGGGGCACACCCCGGCCACCGTGATGGCCCGCGCCTCGGTGTTCCTGCACGAGCTGGACACCGACCGCTTCGCGACCTGCACCTACGCCGAGGCGGACCTGTCGACCGGGGTCGTCCAGCTCGTACGGGCCGGACACGTCGACCCGCTGCTGCGGTACGCCGACGGCAGCTGCCGCAGACTCCCGGTCGAGGGCGGTCTCCCGCTGGGCCTGTCGGCCGAGTTCGGGCGGCTCGAATACCCGGTCTCCACCATCGAGCTGGACCCCGGCCAGACCCTGCTGCTGTACACCGACGGCCTGGTCGAGCAGCCCGGGGCCGACCTCGACGACGGGATGCAGCTGCTGGCCGCGCTGGTGCGGTCGGGGCCCGGCGACCTCCAGGAGCTCGCCGACCGGCTGTGCGACGTGGTCGACGACCGGGCGGGCGACGACGACGTGGCGCTGCTGCTCCTGCGCCGGCGCGCCCTGGAGGCCCCGCAGAGCGGCGGCCGGCTCCAGCAGCACGTGGCGCAGAACGACCCGGAGGCGCTGAGCTCCTCGCGCCATATGATCCGGGCCGCGGTGCGGGCGTGGGGCGCCCGGGAGCGGGCCGACGAGATCGAGCTGGCCGCCGACGAGCTGATCACCAACGCGCTGATGCACACCGACGGCGGCGCCATCGTGACCGTACGGGTCCTGGCCGGGCCCGAGCGGCGTATGCGCGTCGAGGTCGAGGACCGCTCCAGCGCCCTGCCGCGCCGCCGCGAGGCGGGCGACTCCGGGGTGTCGGGGCGCGGTCTGATGCTGGTGGACCGGCTGGCGGACGTGTGGGGCGTGGAGTCGAGGGGCAGCGGCAAGTGCGTGTGGTGCGAGTTCATCGTCCCGGAGCGCGCTACTGGACGGTAA
- a CDS encoding Fpg/Nei family DNA glycosylase has protein sequence MPELPEVEALRDFLATHLVGHRIARALPVAISVLKTYDPPVGALGGRAVTGVGRYGKFLDIDADGLHLVVHLARAGWLRWQDALPTEPPRPGKGPLALRVALEGGAGFDLTEAGTRKSLAAYLVHDPGEVPGIARLGPDPLAPDFGRDRFAGLLAGERRRLKGALRDQSLIAGIGNAYSDEILHVARMSPFKPVDRLTDDEIATLYEAVRATLADAVERSRGLAAGRLKAEKKSGMRVHGRTGEPCPVCGDTVREVSFADSSLQYCATCQTGGKVLADRRMSKLLK, from the coding sequence ATGCCGGAATTGCCCGAAGTTGAAGCGCTCCGTGACTTCCTCGCCACGCATCTCGTCGGCCACCGGATCGCCCGCGCGCTGCCGGTCGCGATCAGCGTCCTCAAGACGTACGACCCGCCGGTCGGCGCCCTCGGCGGACGGGCGGTCACCGGGGTGGGGCGGTACGGCAAGTTCCTCGACATCGACGCCGACGGCCTCCATCTGGTGGTTCATCTGGCCCGCGCCGGCTGGCTGCGCTGGCAGGACGCGCTGCCCACCGAGCCGCCGCGCCCCGGCAAGGGACCGCTGGCGCTGCGGGTCGCGCTGGAGGGCGGCGCCGGGTTCGACCTGACGGAGGCGGGCACCCGCAAGAGCCTCGCCGCGTACCTGGTCCACGACCCGGGGGAGGTGCCCGGCATCGCCCGGCTCGGGCCCGACCCGCTCGCCCCGGACTTCGGCCGCGACCGGTTCGCCGGGCTGCTGGCGGGGGAGCGGCGCCGGCTCAAGGGCGCGCTGCGCGACCAGTCGCTGATCGCCGGGATCGGCAACGCCTACAGCGACGAGATCCTCCACGTGGCGCGGATGTCGCCGTTCAAGCCGGTGGACCGGCTCACCGACGACGAGATCGCCACGCTGTACGAGGCGGTCCGCGCCACTCTCGCCGATGCGGTGGAGCGCTCGCGCGGGCTCGCGGCGGGCCGTCTCAAGGCGGAGAAGAAGAGCGGGATGCGGGTGCACGGCCGGACCGGCGAACCCTGCCCGGTCTGCGGCGACACCGTCCGCGAGGTCTCCTTCGCGGACTCCTCGCTCCAGTACTGCGCCACCTGCCAGACCGGCGGCAAGGTCCTCGCCGACCGCCGGATGTCCAAGCTGCTCAAGTAG
- a CDS encoding zf-HC2 domain-containing protein has product MRPLELHRDVGAYALGVLGVADTFRFEEHLAGCAHCARLLDELGSVEALLAAYARWTPPGVDPVAAPSPGLLHSALGAVVVRLRAQRRRRLGLLVAAAALVVGAPFAALNLMADPAAPHWTATASAPGVTATLAAAPTGFGTDVGLDVGGVRGPAVCTLVAVGRGGEEDTVATWAVRDGAQVTMRGAAALAPADISRFEVRTQDGARLATLTRSG; this is encoded by the coding sequence ATGAGGCCGCTGGAACTCCACCGGGACGTCGGGGCGTACGCGCTCGGTGTGCTCGGTGTCGCCGACACCTTCCGCTTCGAGGAGCACCTGGCGGGGTGCGCGCACTGCGCACGCCTGCTGGACGAGCTCGGGAGCGTGGAGGCGCTGCTCGCCGCGTACGCCCGCTGGACGCCCCCCGGGGTGGATCCGGTCGCCGCGCCGTCGCCCGGGCTGCTGCACTCGGCGCTCGGCGCGGTCGTCGTCCGGCTGCGGGCCCAGCGCCGAAGGCGGCTCGGGCTGCTGGTGGCCGCGGCGGCGCTGGTGGTGGGCGCGCCCTTCGCCGCCCTGAACCTGATGGCGGACCCGGCGGCGCCGCACTGGACGGCGACCGCGTCGGCGCCCGGGGTGACGGCGACGCTGGCGGCCGCGCCCACCGGGTTCGGCACCGACGTCGGGCTCGACGTGGGCGGGGTGCGCGGCCCGGCGGTGTGCACGCTGGTCGCGGTGGGGCGCGGCGGCGAGGAGGACACGGTGGCGACCTGGGCGGTACGGGACGGGGCCCAGGTGACGATGCGGGGGGCCGCGGCGCTGGCGCCCGCCGACATCTCCCGCTTCGAGGTGCGGACCCAGGACGGGGCCCGGCTCGCGACGCTGACCAGATCTGGGTGA
- a CDS encoding LytR/AlgR family response regulator transcription factor has protein sequence MLRVLAVDDEAPALEELLYLLRADPRIRSAEGATGATDALRLIGGALDAGPDDEQGVDVVFLDIHMAGLTGLDIARLLAGFARPPLIVFVTAHEGFAVQAFDLKAVDYVLKPVRRERLAEAVRRVAEMTGDRAPSVPEVHESPAAHIAVELGGVTRFLAVADIAYAEAQGDYARLHTGSGSHLVRVPLSTLEDRWRAHGFVRIHRSHLVALAGIDELRLEAGSMTVRIGGAELPVSRRHARTLRDQLLRRGGR, from the coding sequence ATGCTGCGCGTACTGGCCGTCGACGACGAAGCCCCCGCCCTCGAAGAGCTTCTGTACCTCCTGCGCGCCGATCCGCGGATCCGCAGCGCCGAGGGCGCCACCGGGGCCACCGACGCGCTGCGCCTGATCGGGGGCGCGCTGGACGCCGGGCCGGACGACGAGCAGGGCGTCGACGTCGTCTTCCTCGACATCCACATGGCGGGGCTCACCGGACTCGACATCGCCCGGCTGCTCGCCGGGTTCGCGCGGCCGCCGCTGATCGTCTTCGTCACCGCGCACGAGGGCTTCGCCGTCCAGGCGTTCGACCTGAAGGCGGTCGACTACGTACTCAAGCCCGTCCGCAGGGAGCGGCTCGCGGAGGCGGTGCGCCGGGTGGCCGAGATGACGGGCGACCGCGCCCCTTCGGTCCCGGAGGTCCACGAGTCCCCGGCGGCCCACATAGCCGTCGAGCTCGGTGGCGTCACCCGGTTCCTGGCCGTCGCCGACATCGCGTACGCCGAGGCGCAGGGCGACTACGCCCGGCTGCACACCGGCTCCGGCAGCCATCTCGTGCGCGTGCCGCTCTCCACGCTGGAGGACCGCTGGCGCGCGCACGGGTTCGTGCGCATCCACCGCAGCCATCTCGTGGCGCTCGCCGGGATCGACGAACTGCGCCTGGAGGCGGGCAGCATGACCGTCCGCATCGGCGGGGCCGAGCTCCCCGTCAGCCGCCGCCATGCGCGTACCCTCCGCGACCAGCTGCTGCGTCGCGGCGGTCGCTGA
- a CDS encoding zf-HC2 domain-containing protein, translated as MHVRQLLGAYVLGALAPDEDRRVAGHLRICPGCRAAYLEVAEAPSMLALLSEEDLADGPPDE; from the coding sequence ATGCATGTGCGGCAGTTGCTCGGCGCGTACGTCCTCGGCGCCCTCGCGCCGGACGAGGACCGCCGGGTCGCCGGTCATCTGCGCATCTGCCCCGGCTGCCGCGCGGCCTACCTGGAGGTCGCGGAGGCACCCTCGATGCTTGCCCTGCTCTCCGAGGAGGACCTGGCGGACGGGCCGCCGGACGAGTAG
- a CDS encoding sigma-70 family RNA polymerase sigma factor, whose translation MAALQREHGPALMHFLLGLTYGDRQRAEDLLQETLVRAWQHPEAFEGPYASMRPWLFTVARRLAIDARRNRQARPVEVHDAVLDARVEAQDDHAERSTAALDVRDAVRTLSPEHRAVLAQIYFRGLSVAEAAEVLGVPCGTVKSRSYYALRALARVLPGYSSGGPSARSSSESRASIEGASATSR comes from the coding sequence CTGGCGGCGCTCCAGCGCGAGCACGGCCCCGCCCTGATGCACTTCCTGCTCGGCCTCACCTACGGCGACCGGCAGCGCGCCGAGGACCTGCTCCAGGAGACGCTGGTACGGGCCTGGCAGCACCCGGAGGCGTTCGAGGGCCCGTACGCCTCGATGCGGCCGTGGCTGTTCACCGTCGCGCGGCGCCTCGCGATCGACGCCCGCAGGAACCGGCAGGCGCGGCCGGTCGAGGTGCACGACGCCGTGCTCGACGCGCGCGTGGAGGCGCAGGACGACCACGCCGAGCGGTCGACGGCGGCGCTCGACGTGCGGGACGCGGTGCGCACCCTGAGCCCCGAGCACCGGGCGGTGCTGGCGCAGATCTACTTCCGGGGGCTGAGCGTGGCCGAGGCGGCCGAAGTCCTGGGGGTGCCGTGCGGCACCGTCAAGTCCCGTTCGTACTATGCTCTGCGGGCCCTGGCGCGGGTCCTGCCGGGCTACTCGTCCGGCGGCCCGTCCGCCAGGTCCTCCTCGGAGAGCAGGGCAAGCATCGAGGGTGCCTCCGCGACCTCCAGGTAG
- a CDS encoding CapA family protein, which produces MTSRTSRRTAAVAALALAATAGCAAEHPAPARLPYHQDSERPGTPSPAGGSATAGPRAFTLVATGDVLPHSSTIERAAADASGDGYDFRPMLAGVKPLISRADLAICHMETVYGPDGGPFTGYPAFKSPPQVAAALKDTGYDSCSTASNHSLDDGADGIARTLRAFDKAGLKHTGSGRTATESATPALLEAGGAKVAQLAYTYDTNGYPMPDGQPWAVHLIDEQKILADARAARGAGADVVVVSLHWGTEWQTEPDEQQLQLGRALTASRTGGRPDIDLILGTHAHIPQAYEKVNGTWIVYGEGDQIAGEMFNNTGARDPRGNMSSIARFTFAPPARAGARWEVTKAEFVPQWVDADRGRVVNLPEALRTSPDREDYRTAETEIREAVLGRGAARDGLRMAER; this is translated from the coding sequence ATGACCAGCAGAACGAGCCGGCGGACGGCGGCCGTCGCGGCCCTCGCCCTCGCCGCGACCGCCGGGTGCGCGGCGGAGCACCCCGCCCCCGCGCGCCTGCCGTACCACCAGGACTCCGAGCGGCCCGGCACTCCGTCACCGGCCGGCGGCTCGGCGACTGCGGGGCCGCGCGCGTTCACGCTGGTCGCGACCGGTGACGTACTGCCGCACTCCTCGACCATCGAGCGCGCCGCGGCCGACGCGAGCGGGGACGGCTACGACTTCCGGCCGATGCTCGCCGGGGTCAAACCGCTCATCTCCCGGGCGGACCTGGCGATCTGTCACATGGAGACGGTGTACGGGCCGGACGGCGGGCCCTTCACCGGCTATCCGGCGTTCAAGTCGCCGCCGCAGGTGGCCGCCGCGCTCAAGGACACCGGGTACGACTCCTGCTCGACCGCGTCCAACCACAGCCTCGACGACGGGGCCGACGGGATCGCCCGGACCCTGCGCGCCTTCGACAAGGCAGGCCTCAAGCACACCGGTTCGGGCCGCACCGCCACGGAGTCCGCGACGCCCGCCCTGCTGGAGGCGGGCGGCGCCAAGGTCGCCCAGCTGGCGTACACGTACGACACCAACGGCTATCCGATGCCGGACGGGCAGCCGTGGGCCGTCCACCTCATCGACGAGCAGAAGATCCTCGCGGACGCGCGCGCGGCCCGCGGGGCGGGGGCCGACGTGGTCGTCGTCAGCCTCCACTGGGGCACCGAGTGGCAGACCGAGCCCGACGAGCAGCAGCTCCAGCTCGGCAGGGCGCTCACCGCCTCCCGCACCGGCGGCCGCCCCGACATCGACCTGATCCTGGGCACGCACGCGCACATCCCGCAGGCGTACGAGAAGGTCAACGGCACCTGGATCGTCTACGGCGAGGGCGACCAGATCGCCGGGGAGATGTTCAACAACACCGGCGCGCGCGACCCGCGCGGCAACATGAGCTCCATCGCCCGCTTCACGTTCGCGCCGCCCGCGCGGGCGGGGGCGCGCTGGGAGGTCACCAAGGCGGAGTTCGTCCCCCAGTGGGTCGACGCGGACCGCGGCCGCGTCGTCAACCTCCCCGAGGCCCTGCGCACCTCCCCCGACCGGGAGGACTACCGCACGGCCGAAACGGAGATCCGGGAGGCGGTGCTGGGGCGGGGTGCGGCGAGGGACGGGTTGAGGATGGCGGAGCGGTAG
- a CDS encoding universal stress protein codes for MTAPFERGTDGPKVIVVGVDGSDSSLRAAAYASGLARRQHALLAVVYVQPLVTAGAAMGAPVADTTGEIAEGLAEEIRAAAERVRDIWTVRWEFHTLRGDAYGGLVTAADSLKADAVVVGASESAGHRIVGSVAVRLVKAGRWPVTVVP; via the coding sequence GTGACAGCACCCTTCGAACGCGGTACGGACGGTCCCAAGGTCATCGTCGTCGGGGTGGACGGCTCCGACTCCTCGCTGCGCGCGGCGGCGTACGCGAGCGGTCTGGCCCGGCGCCAGCACGCACTGCTCGCGGTGGTCTACGTCCAGCCCCTGGTGACCGCGGGCGCCGCGATGGGGGCGCCGGTCGCCGACACCACCGGGGAGATCGCCGAGGGTCTCGCCGAGGAGATCCGCGCGGCGGCGGAACGGGTGAGGGACATCTGGACCGTGCGCTGGGAGTTCCACACCCTGCGCGGCGACGCGTACGGGGGCCTGGTGACGGCCGCGGACTCGCTGAAGGCGGATGCGGTGGTGGTGGGCGCGTCGGAGTCGGCGGGGCACCGGATCGTGGGGTCGGTGGCGGTACGGCTGGTGAAGGCGGGGCGGTGGCCGGTGACGGTGGTGCCGTAG